The following coding sequences lie in one Biomphalaria glabrata chromosome 18, xgBioGlab47.1, whole genome shotgun sequence genomic window:
- the LOC106070701 gene encoding serine beta-lactamase-like protein LACTB, mitochondrial produces the protein MMALRQLQILRFYQALSSKGLKLSSSSQCKTHNKNCCCGSSQFSFQSQLSHHSLASVKPNTKAKQISKQKDVRILFPWCNKGCCASHSPQQDRHKADQFPKASTLRFVLSVIVGALFSWTLYSLVTKDEGNPFHHHLVTNALCSSKSKSDDDSDQKDKKKDKKKDKKKDKKKKGSKRNKDKKTKDQKMSLSSAIEKTQQLCIKKKEQVGCPGIVVCVSVDGKQVYAEGFGYADLENHTAIKPNSVLRIASISKAITATIVAKLWENKLLDLDQIVQHYVPDFPEKEFLGEKVSIKVRQLLNHTSGIRHYKAENDPVYASDKIIGSLLNKFKAVTVTPFFHMNQSKSCQKTKVDQKCKKIKKERSEMDRKEYYITKPYKTTKEALNLFINDPLLAKPGSKYIYTTYGYTVLAAIVEAVTKKPFTDVMNETLRHLGLQETYLDYNDPIIYNRARYYVKNNRGNIVNSPYVDLSYKWAGGGLLSTPEDIVKFGNILLYSAQHGNETTGAPGYLSSSTLSTFWQPQETQTSRYYGLGFEIVPGKEEYGLCPDLKFGAGHSGAAVGVSSALFILPRSLPEGFAGTHSAPKPAENIQQEVNSLPGQKNSLNPVTLPCDHLMVTSGHLVSLNNADGHISNADEALTAKLVSNVKDKPKKDKLPQTFTPQGVVVAVFVNMIDVSVSDVAENVARIFEKVDMSE, from the exons atgatggcaTTACGGCAGCTTCAAATTTTAAGATTCTATCAAGCATTGTCTAGCAAGGGCTTGAAACTATCTTCTAGTTCTCAATGTAAGACTCATAACAAAAATTGCTGTTGCGGCTCATCTCAATTTTCATTCCAAAGCCAGCTCTCACATCATTCTCTAGCAAGTGTCAAACCAAACACTAAAGCTAAACAGATTAGTAAGCAGAAAGATGTGAGAATCCTATTTCCTTGGTGCAACAAAGGCTGCTGTGCTTCTCATTCTCCCCAACAGGACAGACATAAAGCAGACCAGTTTCCTAAAGCATCAACCTTACGTTTTGTTTTAAGTGTTATTGTTGGTGCCTTATTCTCATGGACTTTGTACTCCCTAGTAACAAAAGATGAGGGAAACCCATTCCACCATCATTTAGTTACCAATGCTTTGTGCTCCTCTAAATCCAAGTCGGATGATGATTCTGAccagaaagacaagaagaaagataagaaaaaagataaaaagaaagataagaagaaaaaaggttcaaaaagaaataaagataaaaagacaaAAGATCAGAAAATGTCTCTGTCAAGTGCTATAGAAAAAACTCAACAGTTGTGTATAAAGAAAAAG GAGCAAGTGGGCTGCCCTGGCATTGttgtttgtgtcagtgttgATGGAAAGCAAGTGTATGCTGAAG GATTCGGCTATGCTGACCTAGAAAACCATACAGCTATAAAGCCCAACTCTGTTCTGCGTATTGCAAGTATCAGTAAAGCTATCACTGCAACTATTGTGGCCAAACTTTGGGAAAACAAATTGCTAGACCTTGATCAAATAGTCCAACATTACGTGCCAGATTTTCCAGAGAAAGAGTTTCTTGGTGAAAAG GTGTCCATAAAGGTGAGACAGTTATTGAATCATACTTCAGGTATCAGACATTACAAGGCTGAGAATGACCCTGTATATGCTAGTGATAAGATCATTGGATCCCTTCTTAACAAGTTCAAGGCTGTTACAGTGACCCCATTCTTCCATATG AATCAATCCAAAAGTTGCCAGAAAACTAAAGTGGATCAGAAATGcaagaagataaaaaaagaacGTTCTGAAATGGATAGAAAGGAATACTACATCACTAAACCATATAAAACCACGAAAGAAGCTTTGAATTTGTTTATTAACGATCCATTACTGGCTAAACcag GCAGTAAGTATATCTACACAACCTATGGATACACTGTGTTGGCGGCCATAGTGGAAGCTGTGACAAAGAAACCTTTCACTGATGTGATGAACGAAACACTACGTCATCTAGGTCTACAGGAAACTTACCTGGATTATAATGATCCAATTATATATAACAGAGCCAG GTACTATGTTAAAAACAATCGAGGCAATATAGTAAACTCGCCTTATGTTGATCTGTCCTACAAGTGGGCTGGTGGCGGCCTATTGTCTACTCCAGAAGATATTGTCAAGTTTGGTAACATCTTACTCTACTCTGCACAGCATGGCAATGAAA CAACTGGAGCACCTGGCTATCTCTCATCATCAACTCTGTCAACTTTCTGGCAACCACAAGAAACCCAAACATCTAGATACTATGGCCTGGGCTTTGAAATAGTTCCAGGCAAGGAAGAGTATGGTCTTTGTCCAGATCTCAAGTTTGGAGCTGGTCATTCAG GTGCTGCTGTAGGTGTTAGTAGTGCCTTATTCATTTTGCCCAGATCTCTACCAGAGGGTTTCGCAGGTACTCACAGTGCACCAAAACCTGCAGAGAACATCCAACAAGAGGTAAACTCATTGCCTGGACAGAAAAACAGCTTGAACCCTGTCACATTACCTTGTGACCATCTCATGGTTACTTCTGGTCATTTGGTCAGTCTTAATAATGCTGATGGACACATATCTAATGCAGATGAGGCCCTAACAGCTAAGTTGGTATCAAATGTTAAAGATAAGCCTAAGAAGGACAAGCTACCACAGACTTTTACTCCACAGGGTGTTGTGGTGGCAGTGTTTGTCAACATGATTGATGTCTCCGTCTCTGATGTGGCTGAAAATGTTGCCAGAATTTTTGAAAAGGTGGACATGTCAGAGTAG